A region of the Stieleria neptunia genome:
TCCGATCTCCATCAGGTGTTTGGCGTCCGCGCGGAAAGTCGAGATCGCCGGGTTCGCATATTTCATCGCATTCATCACGTCGTGATAGTTGCGAGGAAAAAGCCCCGTCTCGGCATCCCTCAAGTGCCCCAAGCCGAGCATGTGCCCCAATTCGTGCGCGATACCGAATGCCACTTGATTGGTAAAATCAATCGGCTTCAGTTTCTCTGCTTTCTTCCAACCGTATTGGTCGGCAGAAAATCGATCGGCCAGTTCACCGGCAAAGACGTAAGCGTAGTTTTCGAGATTTTGTCCGGCTGCTGCCTGCGATGCGATACCGAATCGAAATGGCGATTGTGCAGGTTGCTGATCGCCGACATAGATGACGTAGGTGTTGTCCGTGTCGGAAGCGCGCCCCGCGGCAAGTCGCGTTTCCCCTTCCCCCGGATCGGCGGTACTGGTCACATCCGGCGTGTACATCGTCACCACGTTGACGCCCGCCTGCTTGAGCGGCAGAAGCAATCGGCTGACTCGAGCCGTGATCTTTCGCGCCGCCAGTTCGGCGTCGGCGGTACTGATTTGGCTATCGCCGTTGTAGTCCAGGAATTGATTCGTGGCAGAGACGGTTCCCGGTGAGAACACGCCGGAAAAACTTCCCGTGTTCCATTCTGCGGCAATCGAATCGGGCGTGAAGTCGAGCACGACCAAGCTGGCCAGAACGCGACGGGCTTCCAAGCTTTCAACCGATAGTCGCCGGTCGGGACGTCGTCGATTCGCGACGTTCTTTTTCCTCAGCTGCCGTGTGGCTTGAGAAACGGTTGCTTCCAAACTTGTGGCAGGGAGAGCTGCCGTTGAGGCCGATCGAATTAGCCCCAAAGCAAAAGGAGCTGGCATGCGATGGATCACATGTAAGAAGGTGACGCGTCGAATCAGCAGATGCGCTGGCGACCCTTCGCTCGTCGACTATGTTTGCGGGTTTCAAAGAGCAGCGACGGTCGAGAGCGACCGCTTCATTAGATCCCACTCTCTACATCTGTATACGGCATGGAAAAAGTTTTTCCATGCGGTTGGCCCATCGAGAGCGAAGTGGGGTAAGCTTCCAGCTTGCCGTCTCGTTTCACTCGTGAAACGCAAGCTGGAAGCTTACGCCACTTTCTTGCTAACCCTAAAACCGCCGCCGGCTCACGAAATGAACGGGCCGGTGACGCCAGCGCCGTCGGGTGTTGCGACGCTTGGTGTATCGAGCATCGGGGCGCTGCAGTGCAGCGCCCCGATGCGGACGGAATTTCGACGTGGAGCAGCTCCCGAAGACGATTGACCCAGAAACCGTCGTCAGTCGCATTGGACGCTCCGTCCCCTCAAAAAAAGGGGACAGGAAACGATTCCCGCAAAACGTTTGCCTACGTTCGAAATCCGCCTGTGTTTTGGTGTTTTCATGGGATGTTGGCCTGGTTCGGTCGCGTCAGCGGCCGTCAGGTCCAAGCCATAGAAGCCGAAATAGCCGCCGGCGGGTGGTGCTGTCAATGGCGATCTGTTTTCGAAAGTGATGGATTTTTGCGGCGGGTTGGACTGATCTTGTTTCCATGGGTTGCTGAAGCTTACAAGGCGATTGAACCCGTTCACTCCCACCACTTCGCTGCGGGCGGATGATGCCTTCGAACCAACCCCTTTCGCCACCACCATCGGCGGCCCCACGAGCGACTCGGCGACAGTCTGCGCTGCGACTGTTGGCGGTCGCCCTGTCGATCTGTGTTTCCAGCCCGTCGATCGGCACGCTGCACGGTCAAGTCCCTGCGCCGCCGGCGGATCTCGCGCCGCTGCCCGATGACCCCGCCACCATCATGGCGGTCGTCGGCCAATCCCCGATCCTGTGGGGCGACATCCAGCCGAAGGTTGACGGCCGAATCCAGCAAGTGCTCAAGGAACAAAACCTGAAATTGCCCCCGGAGCAGCTCGCCCCGGCGAGGATGAACCTAGCCCGCGGCGCGCTGACCCAAGCGATCCAAACCAAAATGATGAGCGAGTCGTTCTTGCTGGAACAAGTTGGCACCCAGGCCGCGTCCAAACGCCGCGAAGTCAGCGAGATGATGACCAGCCGGGCACGCCAGATGTTCTTTGAAAACGAGCTGGAAGGGCTGAAGGAAAAGCATGGGACCGAAGACCTGACGGAACTGGACGCGAAGCTCCGCGAGACCGGAACGTCCTTGCGGGCACGTCAGCGTGAATTCACCGACATGATGCTCGGCCACATGTACATGCGGAGCAAAATCGAAAAAGATCCGCCGGTCACGATCGCCGAAATCAACACGGCCTACCAACATGCGATCGATACCTATCGACACCCAGCCAAGGCCCGCTGGGAACAACTTTCGGTGTTGTTCGCCAACCATTCTTCACGCGAGGAGACGCGGGCATTGATCGTCGAAATGGGACGTGAGGTGTACTACAACGAAGGCTGGAAAGAGCTGGCCAGAAAAAGGAGTGAAGAGCCGTTTGCGGCCGATGGCGGCCAACACGATTGGACCTCCAAGGGTTCGCTGGCGTCCAAGCCGATTGAGGAACAAGTCTTTTCGATCCCCTTGGACAAGATGAGTGAAATCATTGAAGACGAGCAGGGGTTGCACATTATTAAGGTGCTGGAGAGGAAGGAAGCAGGCGTCACACCGCTGGCCGACGTGCAGGACGAGATTCGCGAGCAGATCAAAAAGGAAAAGATCGCGGCGTCCCAAACCGCGATGATGCAAGAGATGCGCAAGAAGGTGCCCGTCTGGTCGATCTATCCCGACGACGTGCCCGGCGCGAAACCCTTGCGACCGACCAGCATCGCAACCGGGCCGGCAGCCGATTCGGATTACCGGTGAGTACCAAAGTGGGATAGGCTTCCAGCCTGTCATCAACTTGTTCCCAGGCTCCTGCCTGGGAACACACTGTCACGGAGGCTCCCGCCTCCTGACGACAACCGGCACGTGGCGGGAGCCACGCCGACCTTGCGTTCCAAGGCGGAGCCTTGGAACGAGATCGAATCCAACCCATCCATGGCAAGCAGGATGCTGACCCCACGATTACCGAACGTCGCTGCCGTCCTGATCGTGCTGATCGCGTTGCTGGTGACTCAGGGGTGTGGACAATTGGCGTATCGATTGGATCGCCGTGCGCCCGAGCAGTTCATACCCAACCCGTTGGAACTGCCGCCGCTGGACGACCAATTCGTTTGGTCTCAGGTGGTGGACACGGTGGATGATTACTTTCGGATTTCGCGTGAGCAGCCGGTTCAAAACTCCAACAACTTCTTGTTGGACGGGCGAGTCGAAACATCGTATCGCGTCGGCGCGTCGGTGTTGGAACCGTGGCGAAAGGACAGCACGGCGGGTTTCGAAGCCCTGCAAAGCACACTGCAATCGATCCGTCGCAAGGCGACGGTCATCGTCCGGCCGCGCGGTGCGGGCTACACCGTCGAAGTGATCGTGCAGAAAGATCTCGAGGACACCGATCGGACGCAATACGCAACCGAGACGACGGCAACGCGACGTCACGACGGGACGATCGTCCGCCAGGTCGGCGGTGCGGGCGATTCCCCTCAAACCTTGGGATGGATTTCGCTCGGCCGCGACACTTCACTGGAACAGCGGATTTTGAGGGACATTTTCCAGCGGGTGACCGAACAAGACGCTCGACGTGCCCACCTATAGCTTTTCTTGGAAACTAATTTTCCGCACCGTCGCCGCCGATACCAAC
Encoded here:
- a CDS encoding peptidylprolyl isomerase, which translates into the protein MMPSNQPLSPPPSAAPRATRRQSALRLLAVALSICVSSPSIGTLHGQVPAPPADLAPLPDDPATIMAVVGQSPILWGDIQPKVDGRIQQVLKEQNLKLPPEQLAPARMNLARGALTQAIQTKMMSESFLLEQVGTQAASKRREVSEMMTSRARQMFFENELEGLKEKHGTEDLTELDAKLRETGTSLRARQREFTDMMLGHMYMRSKIEKDPPVTIAEINTAYQHAIDTYRHPAKARWEQLSVLFANHSSREETRALIVEMGREVYYNEGWKELARKRSEEPFAADGGQHDWTSKGSLASKPIEEQVFSIPLDKMSEIIEDEQGLHIIKVLERKEAGVTPLADVQDEIREQIKKEKIAASQTAMMQEMRKKVPVWSIYPDDVPGAKPLRPTSIATGPAADSDYR